A window from Carassius carassius chromosome 40, fCarCar2.1, whole genome shotgun sequence encodes these proteins:
- the LOC132122586 gene encoding transmembrane protein 100-like has protein sequence MGCSSGRLPCQHPASAQLAMLDPECSLARDGMPPMAVPKAPEDLSTLERLSQATGGTEKSWYRCVFPFGVISLVIGMAGTGVTFTFNTLPQTKVVSLVLLVTGFVMLLIAAVCWKVHRSRRREKKEGGIFSSEQCTL, from the coding sequence ATGGGCTGCTCATCAGGTCGCTTGCCCTGCCAGCATCCAGCCTCCGCACAGCTGGCCATGCTGGACCCTGAATGCAGCCTGGCCCGTGACGGGATGCCCCCGATGGCTGTACCCAAAGCCCCAGAGGATCTGTCCACATTGGAGCGTCTGTCCCAGGCCACCGGCGGCACTGAGAAGTCCTGGTACCGCTGTGTGTTTCCCTTTGGGGTCATCTCATTGGTGATCGGTATGGCGGGAACCGGCGTCACGTTCACCTTCAACACGCTGCCCCAAACTAAAGTGGTGTCTCTGGTGCTGCTGGTCACTGGGTTCGTCATGCTGTTGATAGCAGCCGTGTGCTGGAAGGTGCATCGGTCTCGGAGGAGAGAAAAGAAGGAGGGAGGCATCTTCAGCTCGGAGCAGTGCACTCTATGA